The Sphingomonas naphthae nucleotide sequence TCGTGACCCGCACGACCGAAGATATCCTCAACCTCCAGCCCAACACCCTGCGCGAGGCGGGCATGGCGCTGGGGGCGACGCGCGCCTTCGTCACCCGCCGCATCGTCTGGCGCGCGGCGGCGACGGGCCTCGTCACCGCCGGGCTGCTCGGCTTCGCGCGCATCTCGGGCGAGACCGCGCCGTTGCTGTTCACCTCACTCGGCAACCAGTTCTTCTCGGCCGACATGGCGGCGCCCATGGCCAGCCTGCCGACCACCATCTTCCAGTTCGCTCTGTCCGCCTATGACGACTGGCGCCGCCTCGCCTGGGTGGGGGCGCTGCTGATCGCCGTCGCCGTCCTCGCCATCAACATCGTCGGGCGCCTCCTCGCCCGGGAGACGCATCGCCCATGAACGCCCCCGTGCCCCCCGATCAGGTGATGATCGCCCCCCCGGCGGAAAAGCTGGTGCTGGAGGCGCGGGGCCTCGATTTCTTCTACGGCAAGGCGCAGGCGCTGTACGGCATCGACCTGCCCGTCGCGCGCAACCAGATCACCGCGCTGATCGGCCCCTCGGGCTGCGGCAAGTCCACGCTGCTGCGCGCGCTCAACCGCATCCACGACATCTATCCCAACCAGAAGGCCGCCGGCACGATCCGCCTGAACGGCGAGGACGCGACCGCGATGGACGCCGCGTCGCTGCGCGCCCGCATCGGCATGGTGTTCCAGAAGCCGACGCCCTTCCCGATGTCGATCTACGAGAATGTCGCCTTCGGGGTGCGCCTCTACCGCCGCATCGCCCGATCCGAGATGGACGAGATCGTCGAACGCTCGCTGCGCCGCGCGGCCTTGTGGGACGAGGTGAAGGACCAGCTCGGCGCCTCGGGGCTGGGTCTCTCCGGCGGCCAGCAGCAGCGGCTGTGCGTGGCGCGCGGCATCGCCGTCGAGCCCGAGGTTCTGCTCCTCGACGAACCCGCCTCTGCGCTCGATCCGATCTCCACCGCCAAGCTGGAGGAGACGCTGATGGAGCTGAAGCGCGATATCTCGATCGTGATCGTCACCCACAATCTCCAGCAGGCGGCGCGCATCTCGGATTCCACCGGCTTCATGTATCTCGGGCGGATGGTGGAATTTTCCCCCACCCCCGATCTCTTCTCGACCCCGCGCCTGCAACGCACGCGCGATTACGTCACCGGCCGGTTCGGCTGAGGAGCGCGGCGATGAACAACGGCACCATGCACACCATCCGCGCCTTCGACGAGGATCTCGACCAGCTGCGCGTGCAGGTGCTGGAGATGGGCGGCCTCGCCGAAGCGGCCATCACCGCCTCGGTCGACGCGATGATCCACCGCGACCTCGAAGGCGCGCTGCGGGTGGTGGAAAACGACCGCCGCATCGACGCGATGGAGCTGGAGGTCGAACGCCTCGCCGTCCGCCTGATCGCGCTGCGCGCCCCGATGGCGGACGACCTGCGCAGCGTGATCGCCGCGCTCAAGATCGCCGGCGTGATCGAGCGGATGGGCGATTATGCCAAGAACATCGCCAAGCGCGTGCCGGTGCTAGACGCCGCCGGGCCGCTGGAGCCGATCTCGGTGCTGCCGGCGATGGGCCGCGCCGTCTCGCATCTCGTGAAGGACGCGCTCGACGCCTACGCCAACGGCGATACCGAGAGCGCGGTGCTGGTGTGCCAGCGCGACCGCGAGATCGACGATTTCTACAACAGCCTGTTCCGCACCTTGCTCACCTATATGATGGAACAGCCGCACAATATCACGCCCTCGGCGCATCTGCTGTTCGTCGCCAAGAACCTCGAACGCATCGGCGACCACGCCACCAACGTCGCCGAGATGGTCTATTATGCCGCCACCGGCGAACAGATGACCGAACGCACGCGCGGCAACGATACCACTGCCAACCTTGGCGCGAACATGGAGAAGCAGGCATGAGCCGGGGACGTGTCCTGGTCGTCGAGGACGACGCCGCGCTGGCGGAACTGCTCGACTGGCATCTGAGCCGCGAGCATTTCGACGTGGAGCGCGCCATCAACGGCGAGGAAGCCCTGCTCCTCGCCCGCGAATCGACGCCCGATCTGGTGCTGCTCGACTGGATGATCGAGGGGCTTTCCGGCATCGAAGTGTGCCGCCGCCTGCGCCGGATGCCCGATACCGCCAAGGTGCCGATCATCATGCTCACCGCCCGGACCGACGAGGCGGATCGCATCCGGGGGCTGGAGACCGGGGCGGACGATTATGTCTCCAAGCCCTTCAGCCCCAAGGAGCTGATCGCGCGCGTCAACGCGCTGCTGCGCCGCGTGCGCCCGGCGCTGGCCGGCGAGCAACTGGTGTTCGAGGACATCGCCATGGATACGGTGGGCCACAAGGTCCACCGCGCCGGCAAGCCGGTAGCGCTCGGGCCGACCGAATTTCGACTGCTGCGCCATTTCCTGGAGCATCCCGGCCGCGTGTTCAGCCGCGAGCGGCTGCTCGACAGCGTGTGGGGCCGCGACAGCGAGATCGAGATCCGCACCGTCGATGTGCACATCCGCCGCCTCCGCAAGGCGATCAACGGCGAGGATCTGCCCGACGTGATCCGCACCGTCCGCTCGGCCGGTTATGCGCTGGACAAGGCCGGCGATATCGCCTGAGTCTTGTAGCGATCCCCGGCCTGCCCTAACCCGGTGCGGCAGGGAGATCGACGTGCCGAAAGTGAAACGCGAGCGACGGACGCCGGAGGAGGCGTACAAGTTCCTCGACGCCAAGATGCGCGGCGGCACCGCCCGCCCCGGCACGCGCGGCAAGAAGATCAGCCGCAAGACGTGGATCCTGATCGGTGTGGGCGTCGCGGCGCTGATCCTGCTCGGCATCGTCGGGCTGGTCGTCGATACGATCCTGTCCAGCACCGACAAGAGCGCGCCCGTCGTCGCGGGCCGCAAGCCGGGCGCGATCGACCCCACCACCTGCCTCGACGACAAGGGGCAATTGCCCTCGATGGTCGGCGAAGTCAGCCGTGCGCTCGGCATCGCGGCGCAGATCGTCCCCACCTCCACGGTGTTCGGCAAGAACCAGAACGGCCGGTTCGAGGTGACGATGACCTATCATCCCGACATCGACCTCGGCACCAACCGCGATGACAAGGCGCTGGCGACGATGGACCCGCGCTATTGCACCGTCCAGCTCATCACCGCGACCGCCCGGTAAGCGGCGCCGTCAGGGGCTGTAGGACGTCTTGGTCACCATGGTGACCATTTCCGCGACGATCACCTCCGACCCGACTTCGCGGAACGACATGAAATCGGGATCGGCGCGCCATTTGGCGGTCGCCTCGAAATAGGCGTTGGCGTCCGGGATCTGCCACAGATCGACGACCGTGCAGATCGGCCCGACCGCCGTCACATAGGCACCGAGCAGTTTCCAGCCGTGGCTTTCCAGCACCGGCACCTGCTTGGCCATGGCGGCGGCGAAGCGATCATAGGCGCCGATGCGGATCTTCAGCGTCGCGTGGACGAACAGCTCCATCGCCTCTCTCCTGATCCCCTAGCTTCACGCCGCCGAAATGCCCCATTTGGCGGCGGCGAAATTGCCCGATGGCGCGTCCGGGCCGGGCATGCCGGGCGGGCCGCCATAATCCTCATGATCGAAATAGGTGCCGGTCAGGTCGGGCGGCCCGGAATAATGCAGCTGGAACAGCCGCCACGCGAAGCGCAGCCGCCCCTCCTCCTCGGCGAACCGCTCGTAATAGCGGCCGATCGAGATGTTGGTCTTGCCGTCGGCCCAGGCGACCCGCTCGTTCACATAGGTGCGCGCGGTGACGATCCCGTCGCTGATGTCCACGATCGGCGTGTTGAGCGTGATGAGCACCTTGCGCATCCGCCCCATGATCCGCTCGAACAAAGCGACGATCTCGTCCCGCCCGCTGGGTTCGAGGCCGCCGATCCGCCAGACGGCATCGCGCGTGAAGCATTGGCCGAACGCCGGAAAATCCATCCGCCACACCGCATCGGTGTAACGCGCGTGCAGATCGGCGATCGCCAGCCGGGTGGCGGTCAGGTCGGTCATCTTCCTCTCCTCGATCATGCGATGGCCGGCGGGGCCAGCCGCGCGCGGCCGGCGAGCATCACCAGCGCCATCGCGAAGGCGAAGCCGGCGAGCGCGACGAACGCGCCCTGCGCCCCATAGCGCGCCGCCACCGGCTCCAGCGGAATCTGCGCCAGCAGCGCCGC carries:
- the phoB gene encoding phosphate regulon transcriptional regulator PhoB, with product MSRGRVLVVEDDAALAELLDWHLSREHFDVERAINGEEALLLARESTPDLVLLDWMIEGLSGIEVCRRLRRMPDTAKVPIIMLTARTDEADRIRGLETGADDYVSKPFSPKELIARVNALLRRVRPALAGEQLVFEDIAMDTVGHKVHRAGKPVALGPTEFRLLRHFLEHPGRVFSRERLLDSVWGRDSEIEIRTVDVHIRRLRKAINGEDLPDVIRTVRSAGYALDKAGDIA
- a CDS encoding NIPSNAP family protein, which encodes MELFVHATLKIRIGAYDRFAAAMAKQVPVLESHGWKLLGAYVTAVGPICTVVDLWQIPDANAYFEATAKWRADPDFMSFREVGSEVIVAEMVTMVTKTSYSP
- the phoU gene encoding phosphate signaling complex protein PhoU, whose translation is MNNGTMHTIRAFDEDLDQLRVQVLEMGGLAEAAITASVDAMIHRDLEGALRVVENDRRIDAMELEVERLAVRLIALRAPMADDLRSVIAALKIAGVIERMGDYAKNIAKRVPVLDAAGPLEPISVLPAMGRAVSHLVKDALDAYANGDTESAVLVCQRDREIDDFYNSLFRTLLTYMMEQPHNITPSAHLLFVAKNLERIGDHATNVAEMVYYAATGEQMTERTRGNDTTANLGANMEKQA
- a CDS encoding YybH family protein translates to MTDLTATRLAIADLHARYTDAVWRMDFPAFGQCFTRDAVWRIGGLEPSGRDEIVALFERIMGRMRKVLITLNTPIVDISDGIVTARTYVNERVAWADGKTNISIGRYYERFAEEEGRLRFAWRLFQLHYSGPPDLTGTYFDHEDYGGPPGMPGPDAPSGNFAAAKWGISAA
- the pstB gene encoding phosphate ABC transporter ATP-binding protein PstB, which translates into the protein MNAPVPPDQVMIAPPAEKLVLEARGLDFFYGKAQALYGIDLPVARNQITALIGPSGCGKSTLLRALNRIHDIYPNQKAAGTIRLNGEDATAMDAASLRARIGMVFQKPTPFPMSIYENVAFGVRLYRRIARSEMDEIVERSLRRAALWDEVKDQLGASGLGLSGGQQQRLCVARGIAVEPEVLLLDEPASALDPISTAKLEETLMELKRDISIVIVTHNLQQAARISDSTGFMYLGRMVEFSPTPDLFSTPRLQRTRDYVTGRFG